Within Topomyia yanbarensis strain Yona2022 chromosome 2, ASM3024719v1, whole genome shotgun sequence, the genomic segment ATTGTGGGCCATTAATAAACCACGTCACGCAAAGACTGCCCAATACTAACTCTCTCATATTACCGCGTTCTATatccccttggtctaatacgaaacAAATGATATTTTTCTTTTGGAGCACATTACCGCAGCTATACGTAAAAGCACTTTTGAACAAATCTcacattcgtcgtaaacaagaataagggtgataATGAAAAGTCCACGTGGATATTTCCCACACCCCCACCCGCCTACCCATGAACAAACgtggactttctcgtgacccCTACCCTCCCttaaattgtccacgtggtatatggatggccccAAATGACTTCGAATAGATATATTGTAATACCACTGAAACTCGAAGAGTATCGTCGAGCGGAAAATGACGTGTGACGAATTGCACAACGCGAAGCGTTCGGAGATGAAGTTAAAATCTTACAAAAATCGCGGATTTTCACGTGAAAGTGGATGAAGATAAGGGATTATACGGATAGAAGGAAGAGCGGCTTATGTTACGTTTTCCTGCCGTGTTGCCGAAGGCACgtaatattattacaaaatTACTACAACAGAAATTTGATCATGTGAATTGTTTTCATTCCGAAACTGAGGGCTGCCGTATGGCGTACAGAGAAAGAGTGCTATTGGTGTAAAGTTTGCAAATGTCGCTTTCTATCCCTAAAATGGTACCTTTACCCGAGCAGCGTCTAACGCCACACCAGAGACGATTCAGCCATGTTGGTCTGGACTACTTTGGACCGCTTATCGTTACAGTAGGGTGTAGAGCGGTAAAACGTCAGGTGACTTTGTTTACTTGCCTGGTGACGACGATTCATCTGTCACCAAGGAGCGCCATTGGAATCGTTTTCTGACAATGGCACTAATTTTCAAGCTGCTAATAAAGAGCTCAAAATGGAAGCGAAGAATATCGACGCGGAATATGCTAACGCCTTTACGGATGCTAGAACACGCTGGAATTTTAAACCACCTGCGGCACCACACTGGGCGGCAGCTGGGAGCGCATGTTTAGATTTGTAATAATGCTCTCATGGCGATCCACAATGGACGGAAATTAAACAACGAGATATTGCTGATGGTACTGGTGGAAGCAGAGGACATGGTGAACTCCCGGCCGGTCACTCATATTTCTCAGGAATCGGCCGAGAACGAATCTGACGCCAAATGGTTATTTAAAAAGATCGCAAAGGCTAGCTGATATACTGTGGCAGAGGTGGCTTAAGGAGTATGTTCTGCCAATTATTCAGTTCGAGTTTAACCGTtgtgtatccgacgcggtacccgggtacctttttaggtttcaattaatgaaattcccatgttttatccatagctggaaatcgaaactttgcgacatcttagaacttcactaagtcaagcttttgggttaataatattattgatatagtaaggggtggagtgaggaggggcttctgaatttttttactacgtaacaggccgacgtgggtacccgggtacctacaAAAGTGAAATACTAATAACtacggtaatttccaaccgattttgatactttttggtgttttggattcgggaactcatccacttttagacttggtaataATGAATCCGGTTagttcattcggttcccggaaaTCCGGAAACATGTTCCAGTGcggggatactatttgtgacttttaatggaatactagcaatatgggtatcaaaattcttggaattgcatcagtaggctataTCTCGTGGTTTTTTAACCATTTGGtggtttgaccccggaacggacattctggagcaggttcccgtggggccgtgagtggccattccattccatttttttaactaccatagggtcccgtaacaacaaataacagacttccgagacaatttgaagagttttgatactcatattgctaggacgttattaaaatttacaaatcataccctagtactggagcATTACTCCGAAAAATCTGGATtgccaagaaccagatccattcatccggttcaccttaacagaatcaaaaagtggacgagtttctgagtccaaaacatctaaaagtgtccaaatcggttaaaggaagccatagttatgagcttTTCAAATtctgggtacccgggtacccacgttggcctgttaaaggtgttttttttttgttgggcacAAAACTGTTAAGGAACCGATGGACGAAGGGGAGCTTGTGTAGCATCGTTGACGGCGACAACAGACAACCCTGAGTTCGAGGtattcacccttattcttgtttacgacgaatgcgagattcgttcAAAAGCGATAATTTGACTTTGCTGTCGTAAACAGAAATGCAAaccactttcgaacgaatctcgcaatcgtcgtaaacaagaataagggttaTTTTGGAGCGTATCTTTTGAGGTCAAGATGGAAGAGTGCGCCAAGCGATGGTCAGAACTTCTAGGGGCATCTTTAGACGACCAGTTGCAAAGCTGGCTGATGAAGATTACGAGTAAATCTAGCCAGGGCTTTGGCTGTGACCTAGAGTTACGGTCGGGggaattttctttcttttttggaATTAATACAATGCAgttgcatttatttatttcactaaGTGGTAGAAACCGTCTTGTTCAAATTGCTGAAGTAATTCTACCTTCATTGACTAATTTTgcctttttcttatttttcttctgtatagCTCTCTCTCGAATGTTTTCCAaacgctttttttgttttaaggaCTTCACATGTTCGTTCTTTTGAATTCGTTGTGTCCATTCCTGTTTAGACTTCGCAATTTGATTTTTTCTCCTTTGGACTTTTGTGGAGAGCCGGCCAATATTATCCTTTACCTTTCGACCTAATGCTTTAGCTGTGGCACGCTCCCATGATTTTTTGCTCTTCAATTCTGCATATTTTTCGGTTTCTccagataattttaaattatttagctGCCCTCTCTCATCAAGCACTTGCTTCAAAAGTTTTTTTGTGTCAGTTTCAATCCCTTCCTTTCGAATATCATTTTCGTCCAACTGTATTTTAGAGAACATTATTTTCCCCATTTTATTGTAGGTCAACAGTTTTTCATCTTTTTCCTGCTTTACTAATTTTTCAGGATGATGTTTAATATCTTGTGTGCTACAGGACATCTTCTGAACATTATATTTCTTAAGTATCTGTTTTCGTAAAAGTTTTCCTTCAAGCTTTGGTTTGCGTTTTCGATTAAGGCACTTTGAATTGATTTTGTTTTGCATTACTTCCAAGCGGGTTTTATGTTCCGTTTCCGCATTTACTTTCATTTTTGGATAATTGTTTTCTAATTTATTTTCGAGTAAGTGGACACTGGATGCATTGTCGTCTGAATTTGTGCTGGGAATTTGGAAAGCATCCAATAAAAATGCATATCTCCTATTCGTCATCGCTAACACCATTACCCTATCATGATCCGGCTTATTGCGAGCGGCACAAATGTTACCTGTTCTTTCGAGGTTATGGTCTTTACTTCCAGCACGCATTGTTTTTGTTCTGATCAAAATTGACGATTGTTTTTGTTCTGATCAAAATTGACGAAATATTCTTGAAGCAAACGTTTTACGTACAGCTGAAAGctacaatttatttttaaattagatttatttaatttaatatattttaccTCTACTACATTTAAAAAATTTCCTCCTTCTCTATGCCCGATCCgaacaataaattaaatttaaagaaattttctcGAGTATCTTTCACGACTCGTTATTCCAAGCCATACAATAAATCCGAAattcagagatgccaggtacttttttcaaatcgacacagatctttcaatagggctaaagtcgcaatgtactcaaatggagaaaaatcagtttcaatatacggcgatgcttttctaaatgtagtttttattgtaggtataaattactttatgaccatgtttttccggaagcatctatggttaaaccttatgacaatataacaaagaatttaattcctatgtgcttttagtgggtagaaactaaaaaaatgcttacgcccaatttgcatcccagtcgtgatttcgccctttagcaaccaccatttgcggaagggctaaacggtgtacataattttcataagggcgcggtaaaagcgctaaactgactctgtcttgctgggtagggctgggtaaatgggcgagcttgacagtatactttttaatagggctcagcaaatgggcgcatagaaacccaatgtaaatgatagggcgcgtgcatcttttcttcgaatttcatgaaaatatcgaaatattcgaatgtttatgtgcaacaactatcgagtagacatgatcctagtagatattgcttatcatttatataatagaaccgccgtttaaagaataattttgtgaataataaccgtacgcccggttctgtcaaaaaatgtaagtttagcctttatatttcatatgagaagaagggcctaagtcgaaatctcgaagaaaatgcatgtttcgccggtttgttttctttaattataaatcgaactaaaaaccattttaactaattttcacctcaatcttgtagtatttttgtcgcataatgtcataatagcagagatgccaggtacttttttcaaatgtctgcaataataattttaaaagtctgggaagaacaaaaaatgtcaaaaaagctagtgtaaccaaatgcctttgtattcaaaaatctgcaaatatctgcaaccaaactaaaaaatctgcgaatatctgcaaccaaactaaaaaatctgcaaatatctgcgtcatcgaaaaaatctgcagcttaaattaaaagtctgcgaatttgcagacttgtctgcaaatctggcatctctggttgccataagttttcttTTGGTTCGGTCATACcatctaagaacggttggtttcaaaatcgtccaatgaaggacgttcgttggaccaatttggacaccgtccaaataaccgttcaacaaacgtccatcgttggacccgtgttgaacgattttgaaacaattgtttggACGTCTTAGTGGGTAgctaatttaatcggttttttcgaagtaaaaagtgtccctaagtgttctaataggtagatccgaggtgaagctcggccttttctcacttttcatcgtgcgccaaagaatgaGGATGCTATGCTCGTTCGTTCACTTCAAGGGCCtcggccgccatgcttaattcgacacagatctttcattagggcctaagtcgcaatgtactcaaatggagaaaaatcagttccaatattcggcgaaggttttctaaatgtagtttttattgtaggtataaattactttatgaccgtgttttccggaagcatttttcgttaaaccttatgacaatataacaaagaatttaattcctatgtgcttttagtgggtagaaactaaaaaaatgcttacgcccaatttgcatcccagtcgtgatttcgcccttcagcaaccacaatttgcggaagggctaaaccgtgtacataattttcagaagggcgcggtaaatgggctaaactgactctgtcttgctgggtagggctgggtaaatgggcgagcttgacagtatactttttaatagggctcagcaaatgggcgcatagaaacccaatgtaaaagaaagggcgcgtgaatcttttcttcaaatttcatgaaaatatcgaaatattcgaatgtttatgtgcaacaactatcgagtaaaCATGATCaaagtagatattgcttatcatttatataacagaatcgccgtttattcttttatttgtgaataataaccatacgcccgcttctgtctaaaaatgtaagtttggcctttatattccatatgagaagaagggcctaagttgaaatctcgaagaaaatgcatgtttcgccgttttgttttctttaattatacatcgaactaaaaaccattttaactaattttcacctcaatcttgtagtatttttgttgcataatgtcgtaatagcgaaaacgcattttgtttacatttgcgatttaagccctaatgaaaaatctatgtcgaattttgcaagtattaaactaatacactcaaaagtgtcaaatgttccaaCCTTTCTCCCATCTTGACTGAAataaactgcgagctgtcaaaactaGAGTTACTATATTAAGAGTTAGGCGGTCACAAaagttaggcggacacaaagCTGCCCGGTCAAATCATTCGGAATTTGTTTCGGAATCCTGTTTTTGAATTCCAGTTTGGCTCTCAAACGCGCAACTTTTTCGCCAACTAGATTTCATTTTTGGTACCAGTCAAatgatgatgaaaatattttcttgcattgatgatATAGGAGGGTTGTTCTACtttaattgttttaagataaacgttacatagtttcacaaaaagtttAATTGCAGGTGATTAGAAAACACTCGTTCTttcatttgacatcaaaacattttgtcgaactcgatattttattattgagatccagaattatttttgtattcttgaggttaggttggttgttttagatacggaaaatgtttatttagaaATTTGATTTATCAGTGGATAATCTCTACTGCAGACTCCTGCACTCTTCAATTCAATGATTTTCGCTCACTATCATGTTTTCTATCGAAATTTTGatctctgaatttcattttcgtATAAACTGAAACCGGAAGAACGAATTTTTATTGATGTATCAACAAATTTACCATCTGGATATTTTTTAGAGataggaaacatattttcttcatcaatattgcttttcattagaagaaataacatttaattataatattgattgaatatataaaattaaaaatttactttcctatgtgttttgacagatgaaaataaaaacatcatcatttCACTCTCGTCCCGTCTGGCGGGCGGCATCCAGCTTAAGATCacgaatggagtcattatggattccaaatcaaatgcaacaaccgattctgagtcggaagcggttgttgcatttgatttggaatccataatgactccattcagaaatccgaaccagtTCCGGAATGAGGTTAACTTAAGGTTAATGAGCTGCCCtcttatttcacaaaaaaactgGTATCCCAtgtaaatgttcaagctctagcttaataatttcattgtcgtcgtaagtaagaactttacatgcacgaattaggcaatccatgagacgtttctgatcagctgattatttcttttttacttcttctgacgttactccgaggggtgcgacgtccgacaaatttgttgattcgatccaacatcaaacgaatcggatgtttgtcggacgagtttttctgttcgcaggagtagacttgttgacagaacccaccgctggattgtcaaacaaacgtctaatggattgcctaatagaaaaataaacaattcgAAGATCGGATGATATTATTTCATATTTGTGCGAATACCTCTTCTTGTTACAGAAAAAATTGGGttcttttcgtttctctacacGTGATAACACAAGATATGAGCTCAATAGTTatgaccataatcacaataggtctgttccagtaccaggagaaactggaagtactccggagaaaatcgttcctgtactctcttctcttttttcttcttctggtagcaaacaggagtaaaaaggagcaaagagtttttgctcctgtttactccgaaGTGACtttcgtgtactggaacaaacctaatacctttcccatatacatccaaagagaacatgttatgtgacgtcatgcttGATTGGCTCCAgtatttgacatgttcaattggctccgctccgtgtctccgcctaactatgaatatagtaactatagtcAAAACACATCCCGCACGGTTTAAAGGCTGCCTCAACCAGAAGGACACCAGACGGCTGCCAGGGTGACGTTTCCAAATGGCTGTCATTTCCCGAAATGACAAGAAAATTCGCTCGATCTAAATGCGCGCAAATCAATCGGTTTTTTCATTTCCTTTTCGTCTGCTCTCATCGGTTGCTGTAGCAAAATTTTCATTGGATTTTTGTGCGGAAAGTGTAAAAATATCTAGATAGGTTTAATAGAAAGGTAAGATATGATTGATCAATGGGAATTAAATTGATAATTAATCAATGTTTTGTCGTGCAACAGTTTAAAATGGATCAGGATTTTGAAGACAGTATATCTCCACTTTACTGGTTTATCTACTAATGAGGAAGCTACCGCATAGTGAAGAGCGATAACTTTCCTTGTTGCACATGATGGTGGCTCCAGCCAAGCTAGCCAAAGAGGCCCTGGACCACACCGGTATCACCGTCACTGTATCCGCAGTATGATTAGCCGGTTGTCAAATTAACTGGCAAATGCGCATCCGATTAAGTAACAGTAGTAAGAAGCGGTTTTTGTAACAAAAAATTccgcatttaataaaaaataaattattattttcttttttttaaaaatcgaaaaataaccCATACAACCACAAATTAAAACAATGAAGTGGCCGTAACCGTTTCACTAGCGGTTGTGGTCACTCTGGCTGCCAGAAGTATAGCAGATGGCTGCCAGCCATGCCTTCCTCAAAACCGATGGGCGAAATCCTGATAGAAACGGTTGTATCGATTGATGTGTATCCCTGGCAGCCGCGAGGCAGCCATAGACCAGAATGTCTGCCAGCCATTTTTCGCCCGCTGGCAGGCGGGAGTCAGCGGTCTAGCAGCCAGTGTTGAGTGGGATATATTTCAAGtgattggcgattctacgttgaaaccgctcacagatagcgctggaagcaaagtgttgctgattcgATTCGTGATCTAACGCTAGATGTCGACCTCCAGAGGGCACGGAAGTtcaatgatgatgtttttattttcatctgtcaaaacgcattggaaagtaaattctgaattttttaaattcaatcaatattataattaaacgttatttcttctaatgaaaagtaatattggtgaagaaaatatatttcctacctctgaaaaatatccaatttcttgttacttcactcacatttgttcttccggtttcaatttatactaaaatgaaatttcGATAGAAAACACGAAGGTGGGtaaaaatcactggattaaagagtgtagttgttggtagtcgaggttatccactgataagtccaatttctagataaacattttccatatctaaaacaaccaacctaacctcaacaatacaaaaataattccggatctcaataattcgtaataaaatattgagttcaactgaatgttttggtgtcaaacgaaagaacgggtgttttcttatcacctgtaatcaagctttttgtgaagctatgtgatatttattttaaaacaattaaaatagaacaaccaTCCTATACCATCAATacaagaaaatgttttcatcatcATTTGACTAGTACCGAAAATGAAATCCAGTTGGCGCATCGAGCAAaaaagtttcacgtttgagagccaattctgttctgtcatagtcgTCATagtcagagatgccagatttgcaaacaagtctgcaaattggcagacttaatttaagctgcagattttttctatgacgcagatatttgcagattttttagtttggttgcagatagttgcagattttttagtttggttgcaaatatttacaaatttttgaatatgaagGCTTTtgattacactagctttcctgacatttttgttctaaaattattattgcagacatttgaaaaaagtacctggcatctctggtcaTAATGCATATTcacgcgtgttttttgtaaacggccaataagcatgctgtcaaaattcactttgagagaaaattgcagccaaaccgTAACTTTCCGAGAACGGATATTAACATTTTAtggaagaaaaaagttttctctttcgtctacTGCTAAGATTTATAGTCTGCGGctaatggtttgtccggaatttcccctcaaagtgaattttgacagcatgcttattggcccttttcaaaaaacacgcgagatatattttctgtaaactttgtcaaaaataacttttaaacaccaaatcaccgatcaatttgttgataattcgatcatgaatcgaccaaagggccgaagtcgcaatgatatcgaatcgagaaaaatagctttgaaacttcgcttcagaaaattaaatcgtatttaGACAGTGTTTGCATACAgcgctttcaaatgtattgaaacactttaaaacaatactagttttcggaagcacaactaaaatgttttatttaataacgttttcgttgataaaattgaaataaaataatttcgccgcgtgttgttatgaaatgttgattggGCCATTTTCGAGTCGCCCTCTTGTTTTGAAGACTCTCATATATAGAGAgctgagtgcatataaggagagtgacgacactgtcaaaattggaacaattattatttgtcagtgtcattccaaacgagtcaaattcatgtattttgacaggtcgtttgttcgtttggaatatcactgacggataatcatgacagttgtcttcactctccttacatacactctgatAGAGAGATGCCTatagagatgccagatttgaagatttcttgagcgttttttcaaaacgtcatatctgcaatgagttactctctttgtttactttctctttcgatttttacggcgtcactataacacttttcatttattttacagtacagatcgaaagacggtggttttaactagcatattatgcaaagagccgagggataaatgttaaagtgaccgaaatattagcagaagagaaagtaaacaaagagagtaactcattgcagatatgacgttttgaagaaacgctcaagatttgtcTTCATTAAACAACATTTTTCAGAAGGGCGTTACAGcaatatgtaaacaatatggGTTTTCGCATTTTATTGAAGCTTATGCATTAAATTATCATATACTTTGATAAGAAATAGAAAAGAACGGTCTGGACCACCTTACTAAGACTTTTAAAAAAGGGCTTATGTCAACTTACTTTATAGGgaaaaaagttgttgttaagcCCCcatatttaatttagttttacaGCAGTTATGGCAAATTTTTAGCGTTTTCAAGAGTCTAGCGATGCTTGAGAGAGTTCATTGCCTATTATTTTCAGTTATGGTTACAATTATTATAAATCTAACATTAGTTCCCCGAAAATAAACATTGAGTGCATCACACCCTTATCACATATTTACCAGCAGTACGCCCTGCATTACCGACGGTTTTCAATTCGATTATGTTGACGCGCCCGATAACAACAGCCTCTTGTTTGAAGTACGGTGCTGTTGAGCCCTTCGTTGTTTATAGAGTAAATGAATcatattttacattttgatTGATAAAACCATCATGGTTCTTGTATAATGGATTGGGTCTCCATTAACTAGCTATGTTAGTCTTGAACACTGCGATCAAAAAGATTATTTAAGGGTAAGTGATAAAGCGGTTTTATTCATGTCGAGATTCATGTATGTTTTCCCTTCTGATGGTCAATTAAGTGTTTTTGCAGTAACTCTACATACTGTTCCGGTACGTTAAAAGTGCTCAAGAATCAAGGCTACCAATGCTTCTCTGTTTGTTACCGATGAGCTTCTATCAACCACATAAGCAATATACAAGGGCATTAGTATATCAATACACTCAAATTGGAGACGCTGTTCTTTCCTTTGCAAATGAGTAGGATGTATTTCAACATAGGTTTAGTTTTATTAATTGTGACATCTCAATCTAGCCACAAACCGAAACAGAAAAATGTCCATAGCGAAACGGTTAAACGTATTGATCTGTGGAAACATGTTCGACGAAAGTATTGCAGGGAATGTGAATATTAAATGTGACGATATTAAATATAAACAATAGTaaacaa encodes:
- the LOC131683444 gene encoding surfeit locus protein 6 homolog, with amino-acid sequence MRAGSKDHNLERTGNICAARNKPDHDRVMVLAMTNRRYAFLLDAFQIPSTNSDDNASSVHLLENKLENNYPKMKVNAETEHKTRLEVMQNKINSKCLNRKRKPKLEGKLLRKQILKKYNVQKMSCSTQDIKHHPEKLVKQEKDEKLLTYNKMGKIMFSKIQLDENDIRKEGIETDTKKLLKQVLDERGQLNNLKLSGETEKYAELKSKKSWERATAKALGRKVKDNIGRLSTKVQRRKNQIAKSKQEWTQRIQKNEHVKSLKQKKRLENIRERAIQKKNKKKAKLVNEGRITSAI